In Streptomyces sp. NBC_00448, the following are encoded in one genomic region:
- a CDS encoding lysozyme produces MSHGVFSVVHGNGSARTRLAVLAGLIVSLLTLAFTAPGAAHAATAAGTGTSAGHLTHPELDWMGSTVAAHEGSSAHGSAASGTVSPMVTQTPGMDVSAYQGSVNWATAWANGGKFAYIKATESTSYTNPDFAQQYNGSYNVGMIRGSYHFATPDTSGGATQADYFIAHGGGWSADGKTLPGALDIEYNPYGATCYGLSQASMVSWIHAFANEYHAKEGVYPVIYSTYDWWSTCTGNNSGFATTSPFWIAKYSSSAGTLPGGYGFYTFWQYADSGTFPGDQDYFNGPISGLQALANG; encoded by the coding sequence GGCTCGCGGTTCTCGCCGGCCTGATCGTCTCCCTCCTCACCCTGGCGTTCACCGCTCCCGGCGCGGCCCATGCGGCGACCGCGGCCGGCACCGGTACGAGCGCCGGCCACCTCACCCACCCGGAACTGGACTGGATGGGCTCGACCGTCGCGGCGCACGAGGGCTCCAGCGCGCACGGCTCGGCCGCTTCCGGCACCGTCTCCCCGATGGTGACCCAGACCCCCGGCATGGACGTCTCCGCCTACCAGGGCAGCGTCAACTGGGCGACCGCGTGGGCGAACGGCGGCAAGTTCGCGTACATCAAGGCGACCGAGAGCACCTCGTACACGAACCCCGACTTCGCCCAGCAGTACAACGGTTCGTACAACGTCGGCATGATCCGCGGGTCGTACCACTTCGCCACGCCGGACACCTCCGGCGGCGCGACGCAGGCGGACTACTTCATCGCGCACGGCGGCGGCTGGTCGGCCGACGGCAAGACCCTGCCGGGCGCGCTGGACATCGAGTACAACCCCTACGGCGCGACCTGCTACGGCCTCAGCCAGGCCAGCATGGTGAGCTGGATTCACGCGTTCGCCAACGAGTACCACGCCAAGGAAGGCGTCTACCCGGTCATCTACTCCACCTACGACTGGTGGTCGACCTGCACCGGCAACAACAGCGGGTTCGCGACCACCAGCCCGTTCTGGATCGCCAAGTACTCCTCCAGCGCGGGGACCCTGCCGGGCGGCTACGGCTTCTACACGTTCTGGCAGTACGCCGACTCCGGCACGTTCCCCGGTGACCAGGACTACTTCAACGGCCCGATCTCCGGGCTCCAGGCTCTCGCGAACGGGTAA